A region of uncultured Carboxylicivirga sp. DNA encodes the following proteins:
- a CDS encoding DUF2061 domain-containing protein has translation MKEKRYRSIVKTISWRITGTIDTFLVSYLITGKVGIAASISGVEVFTKLLLYYLHERVWNRIKLGREKMTDPEYQI, from the coding sequence ATGAAGGAAAAAAGATACAGGAGCATTGTTAAAACTATCTCATGGCGAATAACCGGAACGATAGATACTTTTCTGGTTTCGTACCTTATTACAGGGAAAGTGGGAATTGCAGCTTCCATAAGTGGTGTAGAGGTTTTTACTAAACTGTTACTTTATTATTTACACGAGCGTGTATGGAACAGAATTAAGCTGGGACGAGAAAAGATGACAGATCCGGAATATCAGATTTAG
- a CDS encoding Dps family protein — protein sequence MKTMNELLGMKTEQSIDLTNKLNGLLANYQLYYQNLRGFHWNVKGEKFFELHTKFEELYDDAVLKIDEIAERILTLGGTPLHTFNDYIINSEIAEQKNVSNGVECMQNTLENLATLVRLEKGILPVAQEAEDEGTLTLLTDYISQQEKVMWMLKAWLSRS from the coding sequence ATGAAAACAATGAATGAACTACTTGGAATGAAAACTGAACAAAGCATAGATCTAACAAATAAATTAAACGGACTTTTGGCAAACTACCAGTTATACTATCAGAATCTGAGAGGTTTTCACTGGAATGTAAAAGGAGAAAAATTCTTTGAACTTCATACAAAATTTGAAGAATTGTACGATGATGCTGTACTTAAGATAGATGAGATTGCAGAGCGAATATTAACTTTAGGAGGAACTCCGCTTCACACTTTTAATGATTACATCATCAACAGTGAAATTGCAGAACAAAAGAACGTATCCAACGGAGTAGAATGCATGCAAAATACTTTGGAAAATCTTGCTACCCTTGTTCGATTAGAAAAAGGCATTTTGCCTGTTGCTCAGGAAGCTGAAGATGAAGGTACTTTAACATTACTAACGGACTATATTAGTCAACAGGAGAAAGTGATGTGGATGCTAAAAGCCTGGTTAAGCAGATCATAA
- the cobA gene encoding uroporphyrinogen-III C-methyltransferase: MYEVILKSYEPVLDNVLPEIESALPAQTKLQWNFANAKKRLGTEELMMLYMGDVDLVLVQRDKIDVTLPEGVKIQAVLNGPEKETLVLISLKELQFDFWSIDQRRKYGQVHIVGFGPGNPELLTIKAHRLLQEADVIFYDDLIDQNYLDQFKGEKRYVGKRKGQHSARQENINELLYQAALSGNKVVRIKGGDPLIFGRGGEEYHYLDQRFIEAEIVPGITAALAAAADGVIPLTSRGLSTSVAFALGHDASHNNLPHADTLVFYMAASQQKKWARRLIKEGWPANIPVAAIRNASLPAKEIKRYTLDQLQSEEELLPAPCLVIVGHTATENVKSLGQKWLYTGSDVNDYKDGGMVVHNPMIDIKSIEPNHCEVDLLKNLNTFDRLIFASPFAVKEFFKALYSLGLDARALHGLKISSIGRSTSAKLKKYGLRIPPETSQNNIAAMLKVFENDEVRGERILLPCSVQRFDKLPEGLRLLGNKVKELCLYENMIPENAVRHNLDEFTGVVFTSPTTIKHFFEFYGSFPSHLVPICRGETAEHIFSQLYKEAFVS; encoded by the coding sequence ATGTACGAAGTCATTTTAAAAAGCTATGAGCCGGTTTTGGATAATGTTTTGCCTGAGATTGAATCAGCATTGCCTGCTCAGACAAAACTTCAGTGGAATTTTGCCAATGCAAAAAAACGCTTGGGAACAGAAGAGCTGATGATGTTGTACATGGGAGATGTTGATTTGGTTTTAGTTCAACGGGATAAGATTGATGTGACTTTGCCCGAGGGGGTAAAAATACAGGCTGTATTAAACGGACCTGAGAAAGAGACATTGGTTCTTATTTCGCTAAAAGAATTGCAGTTCGATTTTTGGTCAATTGATCAGCGTCGAAAATATGGTCAGGTTCATATTGTAGGATTTGGTCCGGGTAATCCTGAGCTACTAACCATTAAAGCTCATCGTTTATTACAGGAAGCTGATGTAATATTCTATGATGACCTCATTGACCAGAATTATTTAGATCAGTTTAAGGGTGAAAAACGTTATGTAGGTAAACGTAAAGGTCAGCATAGTGCACGACAGGAAAATATAAACGAACTACTTTATCAGGCTGCGCTTAGCGGAAATAAAGTGGTGCGTATCAAAGGTGGTGATCCGCTTATTTTTGGAAGAGGTGGAGAAGAATATCATTATTTAGATCAACGATTTATTGAAGCTGAAATAGTGCCAGGCATTACTGCTGCATTGGCAGCAGCTGCAGATGGTGTTATTCCACTTACATCAAGAGGATTAAGTACATCGGTGGCATTTGCTTTAGGACATGATGCCTCGCATAATAACCTGCCGCACGCTGATACATTGGTGTTTTATATGGCAGCGTCGCAACAAAAGAAATGGGCGAGGAGGTTGATAAAAGAAGGTTGGCCTGCTAATATTCCAGTGGCAGCTATACGAAATGCGTCTTTACCAGCAAAAGAGATTAAAAGATATACTCTTGATCAGTTGCAGAGTGAAGAAGAACTACTGCCAGCTCCTTGTTTGGTAATTGTTGGGCATACAGCAACTGAGAATGTGAAATCTCTTGGTCAGAAATGGCTGTATACCGGTTCTGATGTAAATGATTATAAGGATGGAGGTATGGTTGTTCATAATCCGATGATCGACATCAAATCAATAGAACCCAATCATTGTGAAGTTGATTTATTAAAAAATCTCAACACATTTGATCGGTTGATTTTTGCGAGTCCTTTTGCTGTTAAGGAGTTTTTTAAAGCTTTATATAGTCTGGGATTGGATGCCAGAGCTTTGCATGGACTTAAAATTTCATCTATCGGTCGGTCAACCTCAGCCAAATTAAAGAAATATGGACTTCGAATTCCTCCGGAGACTTCACAAAATAATATTGCGGCCATGTTAAAGGTTTTTGAGAATGATGAGGTGAGAGGAGAACGGATTTTGCTACCCTGTTCAGTTCAACGATTTGATAAGTTACCCGAGGGTTTAAGATTGCTGGGTAATAAAGTAAAGGAACTTTGTTTATATGAGAATATGATTCCTGAAAATGCAGTAAGGCATAATCTGGATGAATTTACGGGTGTTGTTTTTACCTCTCCAACAACCATTAAGCATTTCTTTGAATTTTATGGTTCTTTTCCTTCTCATTTGGTTCCAATATGCCGTGGTGAAACAGCAGAACATATTTTTAGTCAGTTGTATAAAGAAGCTTTTGTGAGTTAA
- a CDS encoding bifunctional precorrin-2 dehydrogenase/sirohydrochlorin ferrochelatase: protein MNFLPVAIDIERESILIIGGGKVAIHKIESLEKFTHNIKIIALDVVDEIRERGFIEIVEKAYEPTDLKGHLLVYAATNNHELNSQIRADALNYRCLVNVVDKPSNCDFISPAIYKKDQMTVAVSSNGENVYAAINWRNKIRELGENGELPEVKSKEESRF from the coding sequence ATGAATTTTTTACCGGTTGCAATTGACATAGAAAGAGAGTCCATTTTAATAATTGGAGGAGGAAAAGTGGCTATCCACAAAATAGAATCTCTCGAAAAGTTTACACATAATATTAAAATAATTGCGTTAGATGTTGTTGATGAAATCAGGGAAAGAGGATTTATCGAGATCGTTGAAAAAGCTTATGAACCAACCGATTTAAAAGGTCATCTATTGGTATATGCAGCAACCAATAACCACGAACTGAATAGTCAGATAAGAGCTGATGCTTTAAATTACAGATGTCTGGTAAATGTTGTTGACAAACCTTCCAACTGCGATTTTATCTCACCAGCCATCTATAAGAAAGATCAGATGACCGTAGCTGTCAGTTCAAATGGTGAAAATGTTTATGCAGCTATTAACTGGAGAAATAAAATAAGAGAATTAGGAGAGAATGGAGAACTTCCGGAAGTAAAGTCTAAAGAAGAGTCTCGTTTTTAA
- a CDS encoding NADPH-dependent assimilatory sulfite reductase hemoprotein subunit: MTKIKDIPQPQQWKPSEVEHIKIKSNFLRGTLVESLDDSITGAIAPDDIQLIKFHGSYQQTDRDLDDERKRQKLEPLYSFMIRARVPAGVSTSQQWIAFDELSDQYGNGTLKLTTRQAFQLHGIIKRNLRQTMKGINDALLDSIAACGDVNRNVMSTSNKGLSPVVGELAVFAKTISDHLLPKTTAYHEIWLNQKLIAGGEQDEEPIYGKTYLPRKFKIAIAVPPYNDTDVFANDIGLIAIVEKDELIGYNVAVGGGMGKTYGLTETYPRLADVIGFVKKDKALHVVEEIVKVQRDFGNRENRKLARLKYTIDRIGIDAFVNVLEDRLGFELEASKPYHFESNGDVFGWKKAADGKWFTGLFIEHGRIKDTETLKLKEGLRKVAELHACDFRLTGNQGLVLGNIAESNKEKIQTILAEYGIGEGENLSGLRKNAIACVALNTCTMAFAEAERYLPKLIDKLDLLLEKTGLTNDDILIRMTGCPNGCGRPFLGEIGLVGRAPGRYNLYLGAGFSGNRLNTLYREMVDENEILSLLEPLFKQYSEERLSGERFGDFVVRKEIISPANEIKVVK; encoded by the coding sequence ATGACCAAAATTAAAGATATACCCCAACCGCAGCAATGGAAACCATCGGAGGTTGAGCATATAAAGATTAAAAGTAATTTTCTGAGAGGAACATTAGTTGAAAGCCTTGATGATTCTATAACAGGAGCTATTGCTCCGGATGATATCCAACTGATCAAGTTTCATGGTAGTTATCAGCAAACAGATAGAGATCTGGATGATGAACGCAAGCGCCAAAAGCTTGAGCCATTATACAGTTTTATGATCAGGGCGCGTGTGCCGGCAGGTGTTTCAACCTCACAGCAATGGATTGCTTTTGATGAATTATCAGACCAATACGGTAATGGTACATTGAAGTTGACAACACGCCAGGCTTTTCAATTGCACGGTATCATTAAACGAAACCTTCGTCAGACAATGAAAGGTATCAATGATGCCTTGCTCGATAGCATTGCTGCCTGTGGCGATGTGAACCGAAATGTGATGAGTACTTCTAATAAAGGCCTATCGCCTGTTGTTGGTGAACTGGCAGTATTTGCCAAAACTATCAGCGACCATTTATTGCCCAAAACAACTGCTTATCACGAGATATGGTTGAATCAGAAATTAATAGCCGGAGGTGAGCAGGATGAGGAGCCAATTTATGGTAAAACTTATTTGCCACGTAAATTCAAAATTGCTATAGCTGTTCCGCCCTATAACGATACTGATGTTTTTGCCAATGATATAGGACTTATAGCTATTGTTGAAAAGGATGAGTTAATTGGATACAATGTTGCAGTTGGCGGTGGAATGGGTAAAACATACGGACTTACTGAAACCTATCCTCGTTTGGCTGATGTTATTGGTTTTGTAAAGAAGGATAAAGCTCTGCATGTAGTTGAAGAAATCGTTAAGGTGCAACGTGATTTTGGCAATCGTGAAAACCGTAAGCTGGCTCGTCTTAAGTATACAATTGATCGAATTGGAATTGATGCATTTGTCAATGTTTTAGAAGATCGGTTAGGATTTGAACTGGAGGCCTCAAAACCGTATCATTTTGAAAGTAATGGTGATGTTTTTGGATGGAAAAAAGCTGCAGATGGTAAGTGGTTTACAGGTTTGTTTATTGAACATGGCAGAATAAAAGATACTGAAACCTTAAAATTAAAGGAAGGATTACGAAAAGTGGCTGAACTACATGCCTGTGATTTTCGTTTAACTGGAAACCAGGGTTTGGTTTTGGGCAATATAGCAGAAAGCAACAAAGAAAAGATTCAAACCATTCTTGCGGAATACGGGATTGGAGAAGGAGAAAACCTGAGTGGTTTACGAAAGAATGCCATTGCTTGTGTAGCCCTAAATACCTGTACCATGGCTTTTGCTGAGGCTGAGCGTTACTTGCCAAAGCTCATTGATAAACTGGATTTGCTTCTAGAGAAAACCGGGCTAACGAATGATGATATTCTTATTCGAATGACTGGTTGTCCAAATGGATGTGGCCGTCCGTTTTTAGGTGAGATTGGATTGGTTGGACGAGCACCTGGAAGATATAACTTATACCTGGGAGCTGGTTTCTCAGGAAATCGATTGAATACTCTTTACAGAGAGATGGTTGATGAAAATGAAATCTTAAGCTTGTTGGAACCATTGTTCAAACAATATTCTGAGGAGAGATTAAGCGGAGAACGTTTCGGAGATTTTGTTGTTCGAAAAGAGATAATTAGTCCGGCTAATGAGATAAAAGTGGTAAAATAA